In one Lolium rigidum isolate FL_2022 chromosome 3, APGP_CSIRO_Lrig_0.1, whole genome shotgun sequence genomic region, the following are encoded:
- the LOC124699716 gene encoding long chain acyl-CoA synthetase 9, chloroplastic-like codes for MNPYFIGFVIPFVASLLITKRKSEKKRGVPVDVGGESGYAIRNYRFEQPVETHWEGIFTLAELFEQSCKLYAHMPLHGTRKLISRETEVASDGRSFEKLHLGQYEWKTYIEAFRAVCNFSSGLVQIGHQKDERVAIFADTRAEWQIALQACFRQNITVVTIYASLGEGALCHSLNETEVTTVICGRKELKKLIDINGQLDTLKHVIYINEEGVSSEVSLAKQCTSWRVESFEEVERLGLETPVEANLPLPSDTAVIMYTSGSTGMPKGVMMSHCNVLATVSAVMTIVPALGKKDVYLAYLPLAHILELAAETIISAVGASIGYGTPLTLTDTSNKIKKGTQGDASALKPTLMTAVPAILDRVRDGVRKNVDAKGGVAKKLFDIAYSRRLAAVSGSWFGAWGLEKLMWEKLVFHKVRAILGGRIRFILSGGAPLSGDTQRFINICLGAPIGQGYGLTETCAGGTFSEYDDTSVGRVGAALSCSYIKLIDWVEGGYLTSDSPMPRGEIVIGGPNVTKGYFKNEAKTNEVYKDDERGMRWFYSGDIGRLHPDGCLEIIDRKKDIVKLQHGEYVSLGKVEATLSVSPYVDNIMVHADPSQNYCVALVVAAASELENWASKQSLTYADMSDLCQKQEAVREVLQSLTKAGKQARLEKFEIPARIKLIPEPWTPESGLVTAALKLKREVIKKGYENDLAKLYR; via the exons ATGAATCCTTATTTCATCGGCTTTGTTATCCCTTTTGTGGCGTCTCTGTTGATCACCAAGAGGAAGTCTGAAAAGAAAAGGGGAGTGCCAGTTGATGTGGGTGGTGAGTCTGGCTATGCCATCCGTAACTATAGATTCGAACAGCCTGTTGAAACACACTGGGAAGGGATTTTCACACTTGCGGAACTGTTTGAGCAATCCTGCAAGCTGTATGCCCATATGCCCCTGCATGGCACCAGGAAGCTCATTTCAAGGGAAACAGAGGTAGCCTCTGATGGAAGATCTTTTGAGAAGCTCCATTTGGGGCAGTATGAGTGGAAAACTTACATTGAAGCATTCAGGGCTGTCTGCAACTTTTCGTCTGGTCTAGTGCAAATCGGGCACCAGAAGGATGAGCGTGTTGCTATCTTTGCTGATACACGAGCTGAGTGGCAGATTGCATTGCAG GCATGCTTCAGACAAAATATTACCGTTGTCACCATTTATGCCTCCTTGGGAGAGGGAGCGCTTTGTCACTCACTAAATGAG ACTGAGGTAACTACAGTGATCTGCGGACGGAAAGAACTGAAAAAGCTTATTGATATAAATGGGCAACTTGATACTTTGAAACATGTGATCTACATAAATGAGGAAGGTGTCTCAAGTGAAGTATCCTTGGCTAAACAATGCACTAGCTGGAGAGTTGAGTCATTTGAGGAGGTAGAGAGATTAGGACTGGAAACACCTGTGGAAGCAAATTTGCCTCTCCCATCTGATACAGCTGTGATAATGTATACAAGTGGAAGCACTGGAATGCCCAAG GGCGTCATGATGAGCCACTGCAATGTCCTGGCTACTGTATCGGCTGTTATGACTATTGTTCCTGCACTTGGTAAGAAGGATGTATACTTGGCATACCTCCCGCTTGCACACATTCTTGAGTTGGCAGCTGAG ACGATCATATCTGCTGTTGGGGCTTCTATAGGATATGGAACACCTTTGACCCTGACTGATacatcaaataaaataaaaaaagggaCTCAAGGTGATGCTTCTGCACTGAAGCCAACACTTATGACTGCAGTACCTGCTATACTTGACCGTGTTCGTGATGGCGTGAGAAAAAAT GTAGATGCAAAGGGTGGTGTAGCAAAGAAACTATTTGATATAGCCTACAGCCGTCGGTTAGCTGCTGTCAGTGGAAGTTGGTTTGGTGCATGGGGATTAGAGAAGCTCATGTGGGAAAAGCTTGTCTTCCACAAGGTGCGGGCCATCTTGGGAGGGCGGATTCGCTTTATACTTTCAGGCGGAGCACCTCTCTCTGGGGATACTCAAAGATTTATCAATATATGCCTTGG GGCTCCTATAGGGCAAGGATATGGTCTGACTGAAACGTGTGCTGGCGGGACATTTTCTGAGTATGATGACACATCAGTTGGTCGTGTTGGTGCTGCACTGTCCTGTTCCTACATTAAG TTGATAGACTGGGTCGAAGGTGGATACTTGACAAGTGATTCACCAATGCCTCGGGGTGAAATAGTCATTGGAGGCCCAAACGTAACCAAAGGCTACTTCAAAAATGAGGCCAAAACAAATGAGGTCTACAAG GATGATGAAAGAGGCATGCGTTGGTTCTACTCTGGTGACATTGGACGTTTACACCCAGATGGCTGCCTTGAAATCATCGACCGCAAGAAGGATATTGTTAAGCTTCAACATGGTGAATATGTATCTCTAGGAAAG GTGGAGGCAACTTTGAGTGTGAGCCCGTATGTTGACAACATCATGGTCCATGCCGACCCCTCCCAGAACTACTGTGTTGCGCTCGTTGTAGCTGCAGCCAGTGAACTGGAAAACTGGGCCTCAAAACAAAGTCTCACATACGCTGATATGTCTGATTTGTGCCAAAAGCAAGAGGCTGTCAGAGAAGTTCTTCAATCGTTAACCAAG GCTGGTAAGCAAGCGCGCCTTGAGAAGTTTGAGATCCCTGCTAGAATTAAGCTGATACCAGAGCCATGGACGCCCGAGTCAGGTCTCGTCACGGCTGCCCTCAAGCTCAAGAGGGAGGTCATCAAAAAGGGTTATGAGAATGATCTTGCTAAGCTGTACAGATAG
- the LOC124696710 gene encoding aldehyde oxidase GLOX-like, with amino-acid sequence MPTPRPFLPLLLLVTIFVANAAADATAWQLEPAQPTPPAALAGEWRLLHANIGVSAMHMQLLPEDFVLMFDRTDTGPSNISLSDPGPCAAAAAVPNATAAPADCTAHSVLLDLRSNALHPYPLATNPWCSSAALLPNGTLLQTGGFSNGDRIARLFSPTTGWVDLPDFLAARRWYATDILLADGRVLILGGRRQFNFEFFPHDVDATPPLTFFPFLDETTEVDAENNLYPFLHLLPDGTVFAFANDRAVVFDPYNRAPLRRLPTIPGGVPRNYPSSGSSVLLPLLPEYPTHAEVLVCGGAPRGSYQLALRNGTFLPAERTCGRIAPTDANPVWAMEEMPLPRIMGDMVLLPTGDVLIVNGAAAGTAGWELGREPVMYPVLYRTDTQIGARFEVLAASTVPRMYHSSATLDTYGRVLVGGSNPHIGYVFFNVTYPTELSLEAFLPPYLDARLDAVRPRVLAAPSEVGYGETTAVRFEVPGGALAGGGPEDQVVRVTAVAPAFATHSFGMNQRVVGLSVARVSQLDIGVYEVEVAAPPSPGVAPPGYYLWFVVHAGVPSSAAWVRLRPLGAAT; translated from the coding sequence ATGCCGACGCCAAGACCCTTCCttcccctgctcctcctggtcacCATCTTCGTCGCCAatgccgccgccgacgccacaGCATGGCAGCTGGAGCCCGCCCAGCCGACGCCCCCCGCCGCGCTGGCCGGCGAGTGGCGTCTCCTCCACGCCAACATCGGCGTCTCGGCCATGCACATGCAGCTGCTCCCGGAGGACTTCGTCCTTATGTTCGACCGCACCGACACCGGACCCTCCAACATCTCCCTCTCCGACCCGGGGCCGTGCGCCGCCGCGGCTGCCGTGCCAAACGCAACCGCCGCCCCCGCCGACTGCACTGCGCACtcggtgctcctcgacctccggTCCAACGCGCTGCACCCGTACCCGCTCGCCACCAACCCCTGGTGCTCCTCCGCCGCGCTGCTCCCCAACGGCACGCTCCTCCAGACCGGCGGCTTCTCCAACGGCGACCGCATCGCGCGCCTCTTCTCCCCGACGACCGGCTGGGTTGACCTCCCGGACTTCCTGGCCGCCCGCCGGTGGTACGCCACCGACATCCTCCTCGCCGACGGGCGCGTCCTCATCCTCGGCGGCAGGCGGCAGTTCAACTTCGAGTTCTTCCCGCACGACGTCGATGCCACGCCGCCGTTGACCTTCTTCCCGTTCTTGGATGAGACCACGGAGGTGGACGCCGAGAACAACCTCTACccgttcctccacctcctccccgaCGGCACCGTCTTCGCCTTCGCCAACGACCGTGCCGTCGTCTTCGACCCATACAACCGCGCCCCGCTCCGCCGCCTCCCCACgatccccggcggcgtgccgcggAACTACCCGTCCTCCGGCTCGTCCGTACTCCTACCGCTCCTCCCGGAGTACCCGACCCACGCCGAGGTGCTCGTCTGCGGTGGCGCGCCGCGCGGCTCGTACCAGCTCGCGCTGAGGAACGGCACGTTCCTGCCGGCCGAACGGACATGCGGCCGCATCGCGCCGACGGATGCAAACCCGGTGTGGGCCATGGAGGAGATGCCGCTGCCACGGATCATGGGCGACATGGTGCTGCTCCCGACGGGCGACGTGCTCATCGTgaacggcgcggcggcggggacggcggGGTGGGAGCTCGGGCGGGAGCCGGTGATGTACCCGGTGCTCTACAGGACGGACACGCAGATCGGCGCGCGGTTCGAGGTGCTCGCCGCCTCCACCGTCCCGAGGATGTACCACTCGTCGGCGACGCTGGACACGTACGGCCGGGTGCTCGTCGGCGGGAGCAACCCGCACATCGGCTACGTGTTCTTCAACGTGACGTACCCGACGGAGCTGAGCCTGGAGGCGTTCCTGCCCCCTTACCTGGACGCGCGGCTCGATGCCGTGCGGCCGCGGGTGCTGGCCGCGCCTTCGGAGGTCGGGTACGGGGAGACGACGGCTGTACGGTTCGAGGTGCCCGGCGGCGCGCTGGCGGGAGGGGGACCCGAGGATCAGGTGGTGCGCGTGACCGCGGTGGCGCCGGCGTTCGCGACGCATTCGTTCGGGATGAACCAGAGAGTAGTGGGGCTGTCCGTGGCGAGGGTGTCGCAGCTGGACATCGGGGTGtacgaggtggaggtggcggcgccgccgtcgcccggggTGGCGCCGCCGGGGTACTACCTCTGGTTCGTGGTGCACGCCGGCGTGCCCAGCAGCGCGGCGTGGGTGCGCTTGCGACCGCTCGGTGCAGCGACATGA
- the LOC124699717 gene encoding AT-rich interactive domain-containing protein 2-like, with translation MEAAADALDILSKLQFLGFCSGIKIPDPASSRPSEVFDAVLAAFLREVYPGKRDARPLPATLGDGRRVDLLRLFAAVQAGGGYASCSAGAWAAAAESAALAAPVKILYAKYLGALDRWIQRLLEAQPPSEKKEEPSLYCNGRGQQDVVLKRKREDMAGMLEWVRGLAESVSEEDAIAAGLADEYFPVALAVREAVSRKRARRASVTNDTLLQEVGCKCCGSITSAKIDVQCTKKLLVQHAGSDTNKLTKVVENMNGSSMVIEEESDLNGQWKHECKKQLSSSDGWHFTPVGPSYQAHVPQWTNILPENYGDPETLKWLGTKLWPLENENKIAPFYRDPIGKGREDICSCNFPRSVECVRFHIAERRLQLRRELGSAFYVWGFDRMGEEIALSWTDEEEANFKAVMQMYAPSPGRNLWNRLHLSFRLKRKKELVSYYFNCFLLRRRCYQNRITPKKIDSDDEEETEFRFLGNRLGQSATKYDSTKHTICIQSTHCMDLDQ, from the exons atggaggccgccgccgacgccctcgaCATCCTCAGCAAGCTACAGTTCCTCGGCTTCTGCTCCGGTATCAAGATCCCCGACCCCGCATCTTCCCGCCCCTCCGAGGTGTtcgacgccgtcctcgccgcGTTCCTGCGCGAGGTCTACCCCGGCAAGCGCGACGCGCGCCCGCTCCCGGCGACCCTAGGCGACGGGCGTCGCGTcgacctcctccgcctcttcgccgCCGTCCAGGCAGGCGGCGGCTACGCGTCGTGCTCCGCCggcgcctgggccgccgccgccgaatccGCAGCCCTCGCCGCGCCCGTGAAGATACTCTACGCCAAGTACCTCGGCGCGCTAGATCGCTGGATCCAGAGGCTCTTGGAAGCTCAGCCGCCGTCGGAGAAGAAGGAAGAGCCGTCCCTGTACTGCAATGGGAGGGGGCAGCAGGATGTGGTGttaaagaggaagagggaggacaTGGCCGGGATGCTGGAATGGGTGAGGGGGCTCGCCGAGAGCGTCTCGGAGGAGGACGCCATAGCTGCCGGATTGGCGGATGAATACTTCCCGGTGGCGTTGGCGGTGCGCGAGGCGGTGTCCAGGAAGAGGGCTCGCCGCGCAAGCGTGACAAATGACACACTCTTGCAG GAAGTGGGTTGCAAGTGCTGTGGGAGTATCACCAGTGCCAAAATAGATGTCCAATGTACTAAAAAGCTTCTAGTGCAGCATGCTGGTTCAGATACTAATAAGCTGACAAAAGTTGTTGAAAATATGAACGGGTCCTCAATGGTCATAGAAGAGGAGAGCGATTTGAATGGACAATGGAAACACGAGTGCAAGAAGCAGCTAAGCTCGTCTGATGGTTGGCATTTTACACCAGTTGGCCCCAGTTATCAAGCACATGTGCCACAGTGGACGAATATTCTGCCTGAAAATTATGGTGATCCAGAAACCTtgaaatggttgggcacaaaactCTGGCCTCTGGAAAATGAGAACAAAATAGCACCATTTTACCGTGACCCAATTGGCAAAGGCAGAGAAGATATTTGCAGCTGCAATTTTCCACGATCAGTAGAATGTGTTAGGTTTCATATTGCAGAAAGGCGGCTTCAGCTGAGACGTGAACTTGGTTCTGCTTTCTACGTGTGGGGATTTGATCGTATGGGTGAGGAAATTGCACTTTCTTGGACAGATGAAGAGGAGGCAAATTTCAAGGCTGTAATGCAAATGTATGCTCCATCTCCAGGAAGGAATTTATGGAACCGTCTCCACTTATCCTTTCGCTTAAAGCGAAAGAAAGAACTCGTGAGCTATTATTTTAATTGTTTTCTTCTTAGACGGAGGTGCTACCAGAATAGGATTACACCAAAGAAGATAgatagtgatgacgaggaagagacAGAATTCAGATTTTTGGGCAACCGTCTGGGACAAAGTGCGACCAAGTACGACAGTACCAAGCACACCATTTGCATTCAAAGTACACACTGCATGGATCTTGATCAGTAG
- the LOC124699718 gene encoding uncharacterized protein LOC124699718 — protein sequence MPPSPAPSAAAAASPSGSSPASASAAADHTTPSWWESVSQARSRILALASILPPQASPDVAALADSDRPARALLRSAAAYDALSGALRAGGGADDPACNWLYDTLHSPDPDLRLAALAFLPLLSSLYLLRLPSSLSGFEAVLLALYSSEAKNRQGKPVLVRVPDLSVPSLYHTPQSTPSSKSPRRPHPPPIPPPQANVVVGVLSPPLEPQAAVKSTKRAGIIGVAFEAYYAKISQMPPASKVDACNAVAAWAGQYCRCRFELDEDELLEVEEVDSAGSMSPLSTEADNGNGKVLEEELAKMRINGDSNGRNCGKEEAREARVQLPWELLQPVMRVLGHCLLAPLNPVEVRDAAAEAVRVVYARACHDLVPQAILASRSLIELDKSARKAAKAAAIAASGIMVTSGTSGSTASSSRPSSKPNTPSKQRKPDMLLLSK from the coding sequence ATGCCTCCCTCTCcggccccctccgccgccgcagccgcttccCCCTCCGGATCCtccccggcctccgcctccgccgccgccgaccacaCCACCCCGTCCTGGTGGGAGTCCGTCTCCCAGGCGCGCTCCCGCATCCTGGCCCTCGCCTCCATCCTCCCGCCCCAGGCCTCCCCGGACGTCGCCGCGCTCGCCGACTCCGACCGCCCCGCCCGCGCGCTcctccgctccgccgccgcctacGACGCGCTCTCCGGGGCGctccgcgccggcggcggcgccgacgaccCCGCCTGCAACTGGCTCTACGACACGCTCCACTCCCCGGACCCCGACCTCCGCCTCGCCGCGCTCGCCTTCCTCCCGCTCCTCTCCTCGCTctacctcctccgcctcccctcCTCGCTCTCCGGCTTCGAGGCCGTCCTCCTCGCCCTCTACTCCTCCGAGGCCAAGAACCGCCAGGGGAAGCCCGTCCTCGTCCGGGTGCCCGACCTCTCCGTCCCCTCCCTCTACCACACTCCGCAGTCCACCCCCAGCTCCAAATCGCCCCGCCGGCCGCACCCGCCGCCGATCCCCCCTCCTCAGGCGAATGTGGTGGTCGGCGTGCTGTCCCCGCCGCTCGAGCCACAGGCGGCGGTCAAGTCCACCAAGCGCGCTGGGATCATCGGGGTCGCCTTTGAGGCCTACTACGCCAAGATCTCGCAGATGCCCCCCGCATCCAAGGTGGATGCTTGTAATGCCGTGGCGGCGTGGGCCGGGCAGTACTGCAGGTGCCGTTTTGAGCTTGACGAGGATGAGCTGCTGGAGGTAGAGGAGGTGGATTCAGCGGGGTCCATGTCGCCCTTGTCCACTGAGGCTGACAATGGGAACGGGAAGGTCTTGGAGGAGGAATTGGCCAAGATGCGTATCAACGGAGACAGCAATGGCCGGAATTGTGGTAAAGAGGAGGCAAGGGAGGCAAGGGTGCAGCTCCCGTGGGAGCTGCTGCAGCCAGTGATGAGGGTTCTTGGGCACTGCCTGCTCGCCCCACTCAACCCAGTGGAGGTGCGGGATGCGGCCGCAGAAGCTGTACGGGTTGTCTATGCCCGGGCATGTCATGACCTCGTGCCGCAGGCAATCTTGGCATCCCGGAGCCTTATCGAGCTCGACAAAAGCGCGCGCAAGGCTGCCAAGGCAGCAGCTATAGCGGCGTCGGGGATAATGGTAACGTCTGGCACATCTGGAAGCACTGCGTCGAGTTCCAGGCCAAGTTCCAAGCCAAACACACCGAGCAAGCAGCGTAAGCCTGACATGCTGCTCCTGTCCAAATGA